The following proteins are encoded in a genomic region of Leptospira fainei serovar Hurstbridge str. BUT 6:
- a CDS encoding DUF2721 domain-containing protein translates to MFPSLPGSEILAGMITPAVLISASASLIFSTANRLGRIFDRVNLLKSEIESLVEGRLSYPTERLGYLKSQLKIQRKRAGLIQRSMASLYMATSLFVTSSLSLGIIMAFRSELVWIATVVALLGGVFLFLASALLLYESRYNLRFISGQIDFAEFLEDKIGEKKK, encoded by the coding sequence ATGTTTCCATCTTTACCCGGTTCGGAAATCCTCGCCGGAATGATTACGCCGGCCGTTTTAATTTCCGCAAGCGCAAGTTTAATTTTTTCGACGGCAAATCGTCTCGGAAGAATTTTCGATCGAGTCAACCTGCTAAAATCAGAAATCGAATCTCTCGTCGAGGGAAGATTGTCCTATCCGACGGAAAGGCTGGGATATCTGAAATCACAACTAAAGATCCAAAGAAAAAGAGCGGGATTGATTCAGCGTTCAATGGCCTCGTTATATATGGCCACTTCGCTTTTCGTCACTTCAAGCCTAAGCCTTGGAATCATTATGGCGTTTCGCTCAGAACTTGTATGGATTGCGACGGTCGTCGCGCTTTTAGGCGGTGTATTTTTGTTCTTAGCAAGCGCACTTCTTTTATACGAAAGTCGGTACAATCTGCGGTTCATCAGCGGACAAATCGATTTTGCGGAGTTTTTGGAAGATAAAATAGGTGAAAAGAAGAAGTGA
- the leuS gene encoding leucine--tRNA ligase, with amino-acid sequence MDYPFKEIEPKWQSFWEKNSSFKTDLRSSKPKFYCLDMFPYPSGAGLHVGHPEGYTATDIVSRFKRMKGFEVLHPMGWDAFGLPAERYAMQTGIHPAMTTKQNIDNFRRQIKLIGLSYDWDREISTTDPKYYKFTQWIFLKLYNSWYDFSAKRGRPIGELVERFTTNGSSGFDDLESFTSSDWSRFSELERETILSKFRLVYQAEIPVNWCPGLGTVLANEEVEEWVGKGYEVVRKPMRQYMMRITAYAERLLEDLALVTWPQSTLEMQKNWIGKSEGLELTFPFEPSTRSRFEAAVSKSEIPLSAQKDYNYGGVRVYTTRPDTIFGVSYMALAPEHPLVDLISTEDQWTKVQEYKKSTSLKSDLDRTELSKEKSGVFTGAYVLNPADPSKKIPIWIGDYVLYGYGTGAIMAVPAHDQRDYEFAKAFGLEILPVIEGEISLGAFDSKESKCINSSSGEVNLDGFGYKDAFIKASDWAEKKGIGKRKTQFKLRDWLFARQRYWGEPIPLVHYPSGVTRPIDESELPLELPNLAEFKPSGTGESPLALAGDWLKYKDPKTGEIGVRETNTMPQWAGSCWYYLRYIDPSNPKGFVDSKLEKDWMPVDLYVGGAEHAVLHLLYSRFWHKVLFDLGYVSTPEPFKKLIHQGLILGEDKRKMSKSLGNVINPDEVVQNYGADSLRLFEMFMGPFEMVKPWSTRGVDGVFRFLNRVWRLYHASPNESFRLDDVDPNEDELRILNRTIKKIEDDIHNFSFNTAISQLMIFVNEFTPSERRPRKILEPFLLLVAPFAPHISEELWELSGKKGSLTYEAFPTADPKYLVDDEVLIVVQVNGKLRADFKVPKEISQEEALKLAKSLEKIRPFLDGKQIRKEIYVQGKLVNLVVG; translated from the coding sequence ATGGACTATCCGTTCAAGGAAATTGAACCAAAATGGCAATCCTTCTGGGAGAAGAATTCTTCTTTCAAAACAGACCTCCGTTCTTCTAAGCCGAAATTCTATTGTTTAGATATGTTTCCTTACCCCTCAGGTGCAGGATTGCATGTTGGGCATCCGGAAGGATATACCGCTACCGATATTGTTTCACGTTTTAAGAGGATGAAGGGTTTTGAAGTCCTCCATCCGATGGGTTGGGACGCGTTTGGATTACCGGCGGAACGCTATGCGATGCAAACGGGGATTCATCCGGCGATGACAACGAAGCAAAATATCGACAATTTTCGCCGCCAAATCAAATTGATCGGGCTTTCCTACGATTGGGATCGGGAAATATCGACGACCGACCCGAAATACTATAAGTTTACTCAATGGATATTTCTAAAACTCTACAACTCTTGGTACGATTTCTCCGCAAAAAGGGGGAGACCGATCGGCGAGCTGGTTGAACGTTTTACGACAAACGGATCTTCCGGATTCGATGATTTAGAGTCGTTTACATCTTCGGATTGGTCTAGGTTTAGCGAATTAGAACGCGAAACGATTCTATCTAAGTTTCGCCTCGTTTATCAAGCTGAGATTCCGGTAAATTGGTGTCCAGGTTTGGGAACCGTTCTTGCTAACGAGGAAGTGGAAGAATGGGTCGGCAAAGGTTATGAAGTAGTTCGAAAACCGATGCGCCAATATATGATGCGAATTACGGCGTACGCCGAACGGTTACTAGAGGATTTAGCCCTTGTCACTTGGCCTCAATCGACTCTGGAAATGCAAAAAAATTGGATCGGTAAAAGCGAAGGATTGGAGCTTACGTTTCCTTTCGAACCGAGTACAAGATCGAGATTCGAAGCGGCAGTATCAAAATCGGAGATTCCGCTTTCGGCGCAGAAGGATTATAACTACGGCGGAGTTCGAGTCTATACTACCCGACCCGATACGATTTTCGGCGTCTCCTATATGGCATTGGCTCCGGAGCATCCGCTAGTCGATTTGATTTCAACCGAGGATCAGTGGACAAAAGTTCAAGAGTATAAAAAATCCACGTCTCTTAAGAGCGATCTAGATAGAACCGAACTTTCAAAGGAAAAGTCCGGAGTATTTACCGGAGCTTACGTTCTAAACCCTGCCGATCCTTCTAAAAAAATTCCGATTTGGATCGGAGACTATGTTTTGTACGGATATGGAACGGGCGCTATCATGGCTGTTCCGGCCCATGATCAGCGGGATTACGAATTTGCGAAAGCATTCGGGCTGGAGATTTTGCCCGTTATCGAAGGGGAGATTTCCCTGGGAGCTTTTGATTCAAAGGAATCCAAGTGTATTAATTCCTCTTCCGGCGAAGTGAACCTTGACGGATTCGGATATAAAGATGCTTTTATCAAAGCGTCCGATTGGGCGGAAAAGAAAGGAATCGGTAAGCGCAAAACGCAATTCAAGTTGCGAGATTGGTTATTTGCGAGACAGAGATATTGGGGAGAGCCGATTCCACTCGTTCACTATCCTTCCGGAGTAACTCGTCCGATCGATGAGTCCGAGCTTCCATTAGAACTTCCGAATTTAGCGGAATTTAAACCTTCCGGTACTGGCGAATCTCCCTTAGCTTTAGCCGGGGATTGGCTTAAATACAAGGATCCCAAAACCGGCGAAATCGGCGTTCGGGAAACGAATACTATGCCGCAATGGGCCGGATCCTGCTGGTACTATTTAAGATATATTGATCCGAGTAACCCGAAAGGATTCGTGGATTCCAAATTGGAAAAAGATTGGATGCCGGTGGATCTATACGTCGGCGGTGCCGAGCATGCCGTTCTCCACCTTCTCTATTCCAGATTTTGGCATAAAGTTCTCTTCGATTTGGGATATGTAAGCACGCCGGAACCGTTCAAGAAATTGATTCATCAAGGTCTGATCTTGGGAGAGGACAAACGCAAGATGTCCAAATCTCTCGGAAACGTCATCAATCCGGATGAGGTTGTTCAAAATTACGGTGCCGATAGTTTGCGGCTATTCGAAATGTTTATGGGTCCGTTTGAAATGGTTAAACCTTGGAGCACTCGAGGAGTGGACGGCGTTTTTAGATTTCTTAATCGGGTCTGGAGATTGTACCATGCAAGTCCGAATGAATCATTTCGTTTAGACGATGTCGATCCGAACGAAGATGAACTTCGTATTTTGAACAGAACAATCAAGAAGATCGAAGATGATATTCATAATTTTTCATTCAATACCGCAATCTCGCAATTGATGATTTTTGTGAATGAATTCACTCCGAGCGAACGAAGACCGCGTAAAATCCTGGAGCCATTCCTTCTATTGGTCGCCCCATTCGCTCCTCATATCTCCGAAGAACTATGGGAACTTAGCGGTAAAAAGGGCAGCCTGACTTACGAAGCGTTTCCGACGGCGGATCCGAAATATCTAGTCGATGATGAAGTTTTGATAGTCGTTCAAGTGAACGGAAAGCTTCGGGCCGATTTCAAAGTTCCGAAAGAAATAAG
- a CDS encoding GNAT family N-acetyltransferase: MTTIRYLQGKDFSFEQFRDLYESCSLGKRRPIEDEARFRGMLENANLIWTAWDENLLVGISRCLTDFTYVLYLADLAIRETHQRKGIGKELIKKTKSSIHEKAKIVLMAAPSAIGYYPHLGFERHPEGWILV; this comes from the coding sequence ATGACAACGATTCGATATCTGCAAGGGAAAGATTTTTCCTTCGAACAATTTCGAGACTTGTACGAATCCTGCTCGTTAGGAAAGCGCCGACCTATAGAAGATGAGGCAAGATTTCGCGGGATGTTGGAGAATGCGAATTTGATTTGGACTGCTTGGGACGAAAATCTACTCGTCGGAATTTCTCGCTGCCTAACCGATTTTACTTACGTCTTATATTTGGCGGATTTGGCCATCCGGGAAACGCATCAAAGAAAAGGGATAGGTAAGGAACTTATTAAAAAAACGAAATCGTCCATTCACGAAAAGGCCAAAATAGTCCTAATGGCCGCTCCCTCCGCAATCGGTTATTATCCGCATCTAGGATTCGAACGGCATCCGGAAGGATGGATTTTAGTTTAG
- a CDS encoding YqgE/AlgH family protein, with protein sequence MENNLGGKVLISNSSIVTDYFNRTVILMVEQDQAGAFGLVLNKKMDVSLNDVIQGIPESVDGTLPLYSGGPVDPTFVSILHDNPKLKQPGVEVIPGVYLARSFEALVELLESPTKTRFNVYQGYSGWGAGQLDGEMERKSWVVHEPKPEWIFTADPQTTWQEALRSKGGLYKYFVEHTKDPMLN encoded by the coding sequence ATGGAAAATAACTTAGGCGGCAAAGTCCTTATCTCGAATTCGTCCATCGTAACGGATTATTTTAATCGTACCGTTATTTTGATGGTGGAACAGGATCAAGCCGGCGCGTTCGGTTTGGTCTTAAATAAAAAAATGGATGTTTCCTTAAACGACGTAATTCAAGGGATACCGGAAAGCGTCGATGGAACACTTCCGTTATATTCGGGCGGTCCGGTGGATCCTACTTTCGTTTCCATTCTGCACGACAATCCGAAATTGAAGCAGCCTGGAGTGGAAGTCATTCCCGGAGTATATTTGGCGAGAAGTTTCGAAGCTTTGGTAGAGCTTCTAGAATCTCCGACGAAGACTCGCTTTAACGTTTATCAAGGATATTCGGGGTGGGGCGCCGGCCAGTTAGATGGAGAAATGGAACGAAAATCTTGGGTGGTTCATGAACCTAAGCCTGAGTGGATTTTCACCGCCGACCCGCAAACTACCTGGCAGGAAGCCCTACGGAGTAAGGGCGGATTGTATAAGTATTTCGTGGAGCATACGAAAGATCCTATGCTAAACTAA
- a CDS encoding ABC transporter ATP-binding protein gives MLSISKLNKSYTIAGEKFRVLADVEFEVKEGEFVAIVGPSGSGKSTLLAISAGLDKADSGNVILDGVSLMDKKEDELAKIRGEKIGFVFQNFQLIKTLNALENVSLPLALTTNLSEKEIQERAKFWLSKVGMEQRAYNFPSQLSGGEEQRVAIARSFIHEPKLLFADEPTANLDRKNGDRIMSLLKELNKTRKSTLLVVTHDPQVAALADRILEMRDGSIMINPKLKSKKAGSAAKKKAVPRRKK, from the coding sequence TTGTTATCAATATCAAAGTTAAATAAATCCTACACGATCGCGGGAGAGAAATTCCGCGTATTAGCAGATGTAGAATTCGAAGTAAAAGAAGGAGAGTTCGTCGCGATCGTCGGTCCTTCCGGTTCCGGTAAATCCACTTTGCTAGCGATCTCGGCAGGATTAGATAAAGCCGATAGTGGAAACGTGATTTTAGACGGCGTATCGCTTATGGATAAGAAGGAGGATGAGCTGGCAAAGATCAGAGGAGAGAAGATCGGGTTTGTATTCCAAAACTTTCAGCTGATCAAAACGTTAAACGCTCTGGAAAACGTATCTCTTCCACTTGCTTTGACAACAAACCTTTCCGAAAAGGAAATTCAAGAGCGGGCAAAATTTTGGTTATCGAAGGTTGGAATGGAACAGAGAGCTTATAACTTTCCTAGTCAATTATCAGGTGGAGAAGAGCAGAGGGTCGCTATTGCGCGATCGTTCATCCACGAACCGAAATTATTATTTGCGGATGAACCGACGGCAAACTTGGATAGAAAGAACGGGGACAGAATCATGTCTTTATTAAAAGAACTGAATAAAACCCGAAAATCGACATTATTGGTTGTCACTCATGATCCGCAGGTGGCGGCGCTAGCGGATCGAATTTTGGAAATGCGGGACGGATCTATTATGATAAATCCTAAACTAAAATCCAAGAAAGCCGGCTCTGCAGCTAAAAAGAAGGCCGTCCCGAGGAGAAAGAAATGA
- a CDS encoding ABC transporter permease has translation MNRNFFIRAMFREIRFRKTSSLQVILAVALGTGAVLAVHSYREQLSKAILNEAKNILGADLIATSSSPLTDEQKAFLDRILPNGTKSSELVQFPSMLRNPETQDSALSLIKAIKGEYPYFGDIVTSPPGLYRRLKPGEVLLEESLIKNLKLKVGDSVQLGESLLRLKGRIIKEPGLAGSFMSMAPSCILHKNSLEATGLEQRGSRISYQNPILLPTQSDASVFKKTNFKEFAKNDLILYESTEANSGSQKFLANTLDFFSLLALCAFFLGGISILLSSRAGIRTKANALAIYKCLGASPNLVVTLVIGELLLLSTIGAILGFVLGIFVQYQIPNLASKEFLFQPEMIPSARTLLWGFVLAWVVPLASAWDSLAKTRTLSPLYALRADFADELDTVPKFEIRQVISFVSVYLVFFALAWWETGDWIKGILLCSLLLFLPLLIYVGTLFIRKILSFVLNRFEFGPSIRMALRKLDRPRTGLSWVSVGLGSSLFVLLLSLFVSDSLLEYSGAKDKERRPNMFVMDIRPEQLDFFLQSASNHQADKLLTSPVIGARLARINGEAIKKEEVEESALRRDWRSTARTREYFLSYRETPYPTEKVSDGDFWRKGEEDQISVEKEFSKNLKVELGDKLTFSIGGVEVTGIIRNFRTVNWSDMRPNFVVIFSRGILEKAPKFFLSSFRIESPEERYNLQKELLNEFPNLTVIDTEKAVQSFLGILEKISFAIRWMTGLIVVSSLLLILASLELSRKERLEETSLLRILGGTKAFLGRYFLGEALVLSHTSFLLAFGSVWIASSLLSDFIFEIESTVPWLEVAITYFATNISVVVMYFTTLRGEWDRSPTLYLKEV, from the coding sequence ATGAATCGAAATTTCTTTATTCGAGCGATGTTTCGGGAAATTAGGTTCAGAAAAACCTCCTCTCTACAAGTAATCTTAGCGGTGGCTCTCGGCACCGGGGCCGTTCTCGCCGTTCATTCCTATCGGGAGCAGCTTTCTAAAGCTATCTTAAACGAGGCTAAAAATATCCTTGGCGCGGATTTAATCGCGACCTCTAGTTCGCCGCTCACGGATGAACAAAAAGCCTTCTTGGATCGAATACTACCTAATGGGACAAAATCCTCCGAATTAGTTCAGTTTCCATCCATGCTACGGAATCCTGAAACCCAGGATTCCGCCCTATCTCTTATCAAAGCTATCAAAGGAGAATATCCGTATTTTGGCGATATCGTAACTTCTCCTCCCGGCCTTTACAGGAGATTGAAGCCCGGAGAAGTGCTGTTAGAAGAGAGTTTAATCAAAAATCTCAAATTGAAAGTCGGGGATTCGGTACAATTAGGAGAATCATTACTTCGGCTCAAAGGAAGGATTATAAAGGAACCCGGACTTGCGGGAAGTTTTATGTCGATGGCGCCGAGCTGCATCCTTCATAAGAATTCTTTGGAAGCGACAGGTCTTGAACAAAGAGGATCCCGTATAAGTTATCAGAATCCGATATTGCTTCCGACGCAATCCGATGCCTCCGTATTCAAAAAAACTAATTTTAAGGAATTCGCCAAAAATGATCTCATTCTCTATGAAAGTACCGAAGCGAATTCTGGCTCGCAAAAATTTTTAGCGAATACATTGGATTTCTTTTCACTACTCGCACTTTGCGCTTTTTTCCTTGGCGGCATTTCGATTCTACTCTCTAGTCGGGCAGGAATCCGAACTAAAGCGAATGCCTTGGCAATTTACAAGTGCTTAGGAGCGAGCCCGAATTTAGTCGTGACCCTCGTTATAGGAGAGCTGTTATTGCTATCTACGATCGGAGCAATTTTAGGATTTGTTTTGGGAATATTCGTGCAATATCAAATTCCGAATCTTGCCTCCAAAGAATTCCTCTTTCAACCTGAAATGATTCCGAGCGCTCGCACTCTACTCTGGGGATTCGTTTTAGCCTGGGTTGTTCCGTTGGCTTCCGCTTGGGATTCGCTGGCAAAAACGAGAACGCTAAGTCCTCTCTATGCGCTTCGCGCCGATTTTGCCGATGAACTGGACACCGTTCCGAAATTCGAAATACGGCAAGTGATTTCTTTCGTTTCGGTTTATCTTGTTTTTTTCGCCTTAGCATGGTGGGAAACGGGAGATTGGATCAAAGGAATTCTTCTCTGCAGCTTACTATTGTTCCTGCCATTGCTCATTTATGTGGGAACTTTATTTATCAGAAAAATATTATCGTTCGTATTGAATAGATTCGAATTCGGCCCGAGCATTCGTATGGCATTACGAAAATTAGATCGACCTCGAACGGGGTTATCCTGGGTTTCAGTCGGATTAGGTTCTTCTTTATTCGTACTTTTGCTGAGTCTATTTGTAAGCGATAGTCTTCTTGAGTATAGCGGTGCAAAAGACAAAGAAAGAAGACCTAATATGTTCGTTATGGACATTCGCCCCGAGCAACTCGATTTCTTTTTACAATCAGCTTCGAATCATCAAGCGGATAAATTACTTACTTCCCCGGTGATCGGAGCCAGACTCGCCCGAATCAACGGAGAAGCGATCAAGAAAGAGGAGGTAGAAGAATCTGCGCTTAGAAGGGATTGGAGGTCGACAGCAAGGACTAGGGAATACTTTTTATCTTATCGCGAAACTCCATACCCGACCGAGAAAGTTTCAGACGGTGATTTTTGGAGGAAGGGAGAAGAAGATCAAATCTCGGTGGAAAAGGAATTTTCTAAAAACCTGAAAGTCGAATTAGGAGACAAACTCACTTTTTCCATAGGTGGCGTCGAAGTCACTGGAATCATACGCAATTTTAGAACCGTAAATTGGTCGGATATGAGACCGAACTTCGTTGTGATTTTTTCAAGAGGTATTTTGGAAAAAGCGCCTAAGTTTTTTCTCAGTTCGTTTAGAATCGAGTCTCCCGAAGAAAGATATAACCTTCAAAAGGAATTATTAAATGAATTCCCGAATCTTACGGTTATCGATACGGAAAAAGCTGTTCAATCCTTTCTCGGTATACTCGAGAAAATATCCTTCGCGATTCGATGGATGACCGGACTAATCGTCGTTTCTTCCTTACTATTGATTTTAGCTTCCTTGGAACTAAGCCGGAAGGAACGGTTGGAAGAAACATCGCTTTTACGGATTCTCGGTGGAACTAAAGCGTTTTTAGGAAGATATTTTTTGGGAGAAGCTCTCGTACTTTCGCACACGTCGTTTCTCTTGGCGTTCGGATCGGTCTGGATAGCCTCTTCTTTGCTCTCCGATTTTATTTTCGAAATAGAAAGTACGGTTCCTTGGCTGGAAGTCGCAATAACGTATTTCGCTACTAACATTTCCGTAGTGGTTATGTATTTTACGACTCTTCGAGGAGAATGGGACCGAAGTCCGACTCTGTATCTCAAAGAAGTATAA